In Microbacterium pumilum, the following proteins share a genomic window:
- the ccsB gene encoding c-type cytochrome biogenesis protein CcsB, with amino-acid sequence MPETAPLTLDSVSVLLVWTAITIYALAFIAYAVDLARRSAQVVDTKDARERELVGAAAAGASATRSSAMGRVRAEERAADEALNARPADRRRQLWARIGTALTVLAFVFHVSGDVTRGLAAGRVPWSNMYEFSLTGTMLIVAVYLGVLFRYDLRFLGTFITGLVVVLLGGATLAFYVEIVPLMDPLKSVWLVIHVFVASLATALFALAFGLSVVQLMQARRERKALAADAAADGSADGTGAVKTRPGFLRTLPSAEALESLAYRFAILGFIFWTFTLIAGSIWANDAWGRYWGFDTKEVWTFVIWVLYAGYIHARATRGWRGSRSAWLSIIGFAAVLFSFTIVNMFFKGLHAYSGLS; translated from the coding sequence ATGCCCGAAACCGCCCCGCTCACGCTCGATTCGGTATCGGTGCTCCTGGTCTGGACGGCAATAACCATCTACGCGCTCGCGTTCATCGCCTACGCGGTCGACCTGGCGCGCCGGTCGGCCCAGGTCGTCGACACGAAGGATGCGCGTGAGCGCGAGCTGGTGGGCGCCGCAGCTGCCGGTGCGAGCGCCACCCGCTCGAGCGCTATGGGCAGGGTGCGAGCCGAGGAGCGCGCCGCCGACGAGGCGCTGAACGCCCGCCCGGCCGACCGCCGACGGCAGCTGTGGGCGCGGATCGGCACGGCCCTGACCGTGCTCGCCTTCGTGTTCCACGTTTCCGGCGACGTCACGCGAGGCCTTGCCGCGGGCCGGGTGCCGTGGTCGAACATGTACGAGTTCTCACTCACAGGCACGATGCTCATCGTCGCGGTGTACCTGGGGGTGCTGTTCCGCTACGACCTGCGCTTCCTCGGCACATTCATCACGGGCCTGGTCGTCGTCCTGCTGGGCGGGGCGACCCTCGCGTTCTACGTCGAGATCGTGCCGCTCATGGATCCGCTGAAGAGCGTCTGGCTCGTCATCCACGTCTTCGTCGCATCGCTCGCCACCGCGCTGTTCGCGTTGGCGTTCGGGCTGTCGGTGGTCCAGCTGATGCAGGCGCGTCGTGAGCGCAAGGCGCTCGCCGCCGACGCAGCGGCCGATGGCTCGGCCGACGGCACCGGTGCGGTCAAGACACGGCCCGGATTCCTGCGGACCCTGCCGAGCGCCGAGGCGCTCGAGTCGCTGGCCTACCGCTTCGCGATCCTGGGGTTCATCTTCTGGACCTTCACGCTCATCGCCGGATCGATCTGGGCCAACGACGCCTGGGGCCGATACTGGGGGTTCGACACGAAGGAAGTCTGGACCTTCGTCATCTGGGTGCTCTACGCGGGCTACATCCACGCGCGGGCGACCCGCGGCTGGCGTGGGTCGCGATCGGCCTGGCTGTCGATCATCGGGTTCGCTGCCGTCCTCTTCAGCTTCACAATCGTGAACATGTTCTTCAAAGGCCTGCACGCCTACTCCGGCCTGAGCTGA
- the resB gene encoding cytochrome c biogenesis protein ResB codes for MLRPSDHADSTPEAASGITQPPLGVVGWLRWGWRQLTSMRTALVLLLLLAIAAVPGSLVPQRSADPNGVTQFFSENPDLAPILDKLSLFDVYSSPWFSAIYILLFISLIGCVIPRTGHHWKALRARPPRTPSRLERLDAHREAIVELAPDTDAATRSGTSATAAAQAAITLAHDQLKRARYRVERYDTGATLSVSAERGYLRETGNLVFHTALIGVLVSVALGGGFTYTGQSVIIEGRTFVNTMLDYASFNPGRFVDEEKLAPYSLTLDEFSVTYQPAGTTGEGQAGDFAAHLTTRLAGEAAQQGDVRVNHPLELAGDRIYLMGNGYAPTITIRNASGDVVYSESVPFLPQDKNLTSLGVIKVPDGLPEQLGLVGFFYPTQAELTTGAFSSRYPALVNPVVSLNVYAGDLGIDDGTPRSVYTLDPTGMTRLTGGDTGVDSIELAPGETQDLPGGYGTITFENEAPAGAEGYEGSVKRFVSLSIHRDVVAPWILAFAVLATAGLLAALFVPRRRVWVKVTPQGHTLRVEFAGLARGEDPTLDAAVAQLAQRHGDALEASLRTPAPGASSEPRSGRA; via the coding sequence ATGCTGCGGCCCTCAGACCATGCCGACAGCACACCCGAGGCGGCATCCGGCATCACCCAGCCGCCGCTCGGCGTCGTCGGATGGCTCCGCTGGGGGTGGCGTCAGCTCACCTCGATGCGCACCGCGCTCGTGCTCCTGCTGCTCCTCGCGATCGCCGCTGTGCCCGGGTCGCTCGTGCCGCAGCGGAGCGCCGATCCCAACGGCGTCACGCAGTTCTTCTCCGAGAATCCCGACCTGGCGCCCATCCTCGACAAGCTGAGCCTGTTCGACGTCTACTCCTCGCCGTGGTTCTCGGCGATCTACATCCTGCTGTTCATCTCTCTCATCGGCTGCGTCATCCCGCGCACGGGGCACCACTGGAAGGCCCTGCGGGCACGGCCGCCGCGCACGCCGTCACGCCTCGAGCGTCTCGATGCGCACCGGGAGGCGATCGTCGAACTGGCGCCCGACACGGATGCCGCCACGCGGTCCGGCACGAGTGCCACCGCGGCCGCCCAAGCCGCGATCACGCTCGCCCACGACCAGCTGAAGCGCGCCCGCTATCGCGTCGAGCGATACGACACGGGTGCGACGCTCTCGGTCTCTGCGGAGCGCGGCTACCTCCGCGAGACCGGCAACCTGGTGTTCCACACCGCGCTGATCGGCGTGCTGGTGTCGGTGGCCCTCGGCGGCGGATTCACCTACACCGGCCAGAGCGTGATCATCGAAGGCCGCACGTTCGTGAACACGATGCTCGACTACGCATCCTTCAATCCGGGACGATTCGTCGACGAAGAGAAGCTCGCGCCGTACTCGCTGACCCTCGACGAGTTCTCGGTCACGTATCAGCCCGCAGGCACGACCGGCGAAGGCCAAGCGGGCGACTTCGCGGCACACCTGACGACCCGGCTCGCGGGCGAGGCCGCACAGCAGGGCGACGTGCGGGTCAACCATCCGCTCGAGCTGGCCGGCGACCGCATCTACCTCATGGGCAACGGGTATGCCCCGACGATCACGATCCGCAACGCGTCCGGCGATGTCGTCTATTCGGAATCCGTGCCCTTCCTGCCCCAGGACAAGAACCTGACCTCGCTCGGGGTCATCAAGGTTCCGGACGGACTGCCGGAGCAGCTCGGACTGGTCGGATTCTTCTATCCCACTCAGGCCGAGCTGACGACCGGAGCGTTCTCGTCCCGCTATCCCGCCCTCGTCAACCCGGTCGTCTCGCTCAACGTGTATGCCGGCGATCTGGGCATCGATGACGGCACACCGCGTTCGGTGTACACCCTCGATCCGACAGGCATGACGAGGCTCACGGGCGGCGACACCGGCGTCGACTCGATCGAGCTCGCACCCGGCGAGACGCAGGACCTGCCCGGCGGCTACGGCACGATCACGTTCGAGAACGAAGCGCCCGCCGGCGCCGAGGGCTACGAGGGGTCGGTCAAGCGTTTCGTGTCGCTCTCCATTCACCGGGATGTGGTGGCGCCGTGGATCCTGGCGTTCGCGGTGCTCGCGACGGCCGGGCTGCTGGCGGCGCTGTTCGTGCCGCGTCGACGCGTGTGGGTCAAGGTCACTCCGCAGGGCCACACACTGCGTGTCGAATTCGCCGGGCTGGCGCGGGGCGAGGACCCGACGCTCGACGCGGCGGTCGCGCAGCTCGCGCAGCGTCACGGCGACGCACTGGAGGCGTCGCTTCGTACGCCGGCGCCGGGCGCGAGCTCGGAGCCCCGGTCCGGGCGCGCGTAG
- a CDS encoding cytochrome c biogenesis CcdA family protein, with product MNVAGIVADGSLLLAIPIAVLAGLISFLSPCVLPLVPGYLGFIGGAVTPRVSTGSAADGGGPAVAAKGAAGSRTAVQVEAPARGRLLLGVILFIAGFTLVFISVAMLGGTLGRFFLEYAEAITRVLGVVIIAMGLVFIGVFGMAQRTIRPQVRGNLGLIGAPLLGIALGIGWTPCIGPTLAVILGMSFDGGSAARGAILGLAYSLGLGIPFVLITLGFGWATRSVTFLRRHIRAVNLIGGGILIVLGILMVTGVWTAFMTQLQGVFSSVPLPF from the coding sequence GTGAACGTCGCCGGCATCGTCGCAGACGGTTCGCTGCTGCTGGCGATCCCGATCGCCGTGCTGGCAGGGCTCATCTCGTTCCTCTCGCCGTGCGTGCTGCCGCTGGTGCCGGGCTATCTCGGGTTCATCGGCGGTGCAGTCACTCCTCGCGTGTCGACCGGCTCAGCGGCCGATGGCGGTGGCCCGGCTGTCGCGGCCAAGGGTGCCGCCGGCTCCAGGACCGCCGTCCAGGTCGAGGCGCCCGCCCGCGGGCGTCTGCTGCTCGGGGTGATCCTGTTCATCGCAGGCTTCACGCTGGTGTTCATCAGCGTCGCGATGCTCGGCGGCACCCTCGGCCGGTTCTTCCTGGAGTACGCGGAGGCCATCACGCGCGTGCTGGGCGTCGTCATCATCGCGATGGGTCTGGTGTTCATCGGCGTCTTCGGCATGGCGCAGCGCACCATCCGCCCGCAGGTGCGAGGAAACCTCGGCCTGATCGGAGCGCCGCTGCTCGGCATCGCTCTCGGCATCGGGTGGACGCCCTGCATCGGACCGACGCTGGCGGTCATCCTGGGCATGTCGTTCGACGGCGGGTCCGCCGCGCGCGGCGCGATCCTCGGGCTCGCGTACTCGCTGGGCCTCGGCATCCCGTTCGTCCTGATCACTCTCGGATTCGGGTGGGCGACGCGGTCCGTCACGTTCCTCCGCCGGCACATCCGTGCCGTCAACCTCATCGGCGGCGGCATCCTGATCGTGCTCGGAATCCTCATGGTGACGGGCGTCTGGACCGCCTTCATGACCCAGCTGCAGGGGGTGTTCTCCAGTGTCCCGCTACCGTTCTGA
- a CDS encoding TlpA family protein disulfide reductase has product MIARRGRAAASALLSAALIAGLVGCSNDPLADQYRAGDNKGYIAGDFRVVEIPAADRGDPVEFEGTTESGDSVSSGDFAGGVLVVNFWYAACGPCRAEAPDLEKAYSAFEGQDVAFLGINTVDAPQAAAAFADTYGISYPSVMAAQDGAVKLAFAERTPINATPTTLVLDGEGRVAARIIGQLPDDSFLTTLVRDALDEL; this is encoded by the coding sequence GTGATCGCGCGACGCGGCCGGGCTGCGGCATCCGCTCTGCTCTCGGCCGCGCTGATCGCGGGACTTGTGGGCTGCTCCAATGATCCGCTGGCGGACCAGTACCGGGCCGGCGACAACAAGGGATACATCGCGGGAGACTTCCGCGTCGTCGAGATTCCCGCCGCTGATCGGGGCGACCCTGTCGAGTTCGAGGGGACGACCGAGTCCGGAGACTCCGTGTCGAGCGGGGACTTCGCAGGCGGGGTGCTCGTGGTCAACTTCTGGTACGCCGCCTGCGGACCGTGCCGCGCGGAGGCGCCCGACCTCGAGAAGGCCTACTCGGCTTTCGAGGGGCAGGATGTCGCCTTCCTCGGCATCAACACGGTCGATGCGCCCCAGGCTGCCGCCGCGTTCGCCGACACCTATGGAATCAGCTATCCCAGTGTCATGGCGGCGCAGGACGGAGCGGTCAAGCTCGCGTTCGCCGAGCGCACCCCCATCAACGCGACGCCGACGACCCTCGTGCTCGACGGCGAAGGTCGAGTGGCCGCGCGGATCATCGGGCAGCTGCCGGACGACTCGTTCCTGACCACCCTCGTGCGCGACGCACTGGACGAGCTGTGA
- a CDS encoding histidine phosphatase family protein: protein MPADRLHLVRHGEVHNPRRVLYGRLPGYGLSADGRRMARQAAEYVKGLGRPIAALVVSPLQRTQESAEPFTEIFGIEPLIDERVIEPTNVFEGRHMARALVNPWNWRHLRRPALPSWGEPYVEVIARMNAAMTQAWESVDGGDVVIVSHQLPIWVTHLAVAGLPSRHDPRDRRCALSSITSLEMVDGRWTEVSYAEPASTAGAVDVGAV from the coding sequence GTGCCCGCAGACCGCCTTCATCTCGTGCGCCACGGGGAGGTTCACAACCCCCGTCGTGTGCTCTACGGCCGTCTTCCGGGCTATGGCCTCAGCGCCGACGGTCGACGGATGGCACGGCAGGCGGCGGAGTACGTGAAGGGGCTCGGTCGTCCCATCGCCGCCCTCGTGGTCTCGCCGCTGCAGCGTACGCAGGAGTCGGCAGAGCCGTTCACCGAGATCTTCGGAATCGAGCCGCTCATCGATGAGCGTGTCATCGAGCCGACCAATGTCTTCGAGGGCCGGCACATGGCACGCGCCCTAGTGAATCCGTGGAACTGGCGCCATCTGCGCCGCCCGGCACTGCCCAGCTGGGGCGAGCCGTACGTCGAGGTCATCGCTCGGATGAACGCTGCGATGACCCAGGCGTGGGAGTCCGTCGACGGCGGCGATGTCGTCATCGTCTCGCACCAGCTGCCGATCTGGGTGACCCATCTGGCCGTTGCCGGCCTGCCATCCCGCCACGATCCGCGCGACCGTCGATGTGCGCTCTCGAGCATCACGAGCCTCGAGATGGTCGACGGCAGGTGGACGGAGGTGTCGTACGCCGAGCCGGCTTCGACCGCCGGCGCCGTGGACGTGGGGGCGGTGTGA
- a CDS encoding GyrI-like domain-containing protein has product MAFEYHVIDAPVRHLAAVRFHAAADEMAGRLGDALGTVIDVLVSHDIVPEGPAIACFDATDDGYDVAVGYEVAGPFASEGGIEHVELPGGEVATTVHVGPSESLGETETELEVNIMADGRELELEGPVWEEYLDEKDAATGESLTRLFRPLKPA; this is encoded by the coding sequence GTGGCCTTCGAATACCACGTCATCGATGCTCCGGTGCGGCATCTGGCAGCAGTGCGATTCCATGCCGCCGCGGATGAGATGGCGGGGCGCCTGGGCGACGCGTTGGGGACGGTGATCGACGTGCTGGTGAGTCACGACATCGTGCCCGAAGGACCCGCGATCGCCTGTTTCGACGCCACTGACGATGGCTACGACGTCGCCGTGGGCTACGAGGTGGCGGGTCCGTTCGCCTCGGAAGGCGGGATCGAGCATGTCGAACTGCCCGGCGGCGAGGTCGCGACGACCGTGCACGTCGGCCCGAGCGAGTCGCTGGGAGAGACCGAGACCGAGCTCGAGGTCAACATCATGGCTGATGGCCGCGAGCTCGAGCTGGAGGGCCCGGTGTGGGAGGAGTACCTGGATGAGAAGGATGCTGCGACCGGGGAATCGCTGACCCGCCTGTTCCGGCCGCTCAAGCCGGCGTAG
- the aspS gene encoding aspartate--tRNA(Asn) ligase — translation MSERLLVKQLQSLPDGPVSVSGWVETVRDQKKVQFVILRDETGAVQLVNPATRPVDPSTGSGTGTEQDAAALALTESISAMTTGTFLTVHGELKHDERVKLGGVEIKIASLDIAAAALPETPIAADSGQDKRMDWRFLDLRQRRNNLIFRVQTTLEHAMRSYWVERDYVEVHSPKLMASASESNAELFSLEYFGEQTAYLAQSPQFFKQMAQVAGFGKIFEIAPAFRADPSFTSRHATEFTSIDAEISWIDSHEDVAKMQEELLATAFAAVKGKHGAEIEELFGLEVVVPAIPFPRIPLAEALEIVKSRGYEVPRTDGDLDPEGERQISAHVEETYGHQFVFITDYHPAIRAFYHMRDEETGLTKSYDLLFKGVEITTGAQREHRVDVLIDQAKEKGLGAEHLDFYFDFFRYGAPPHGGFGMGLARVMMLLLGESSIREVTYLFRGPTRLAP, via the coding sequence GTGAGTGAACGCCTTCTCGTCAAGCAGCTGCAGTCCCTTCCAGACGGCCCGGTCTCGGTGTCGGGATGGGTTGAGACCGTCCGGGATCAGAAGAAAGTCCAGTTCGTCATCCTGCGCGATGAGACCGGTGCCGTTCAGCTGGTAAACCCGGCGACCCGGCCCGTCGACCCTTCGACCGGCTCAGGGACCGGAACCGAGCAGGATGCCGCGGCCCTCGCGCTGACCGAGTCAATCTCAGCGATGACCACGGGAACGTTCCTCACGGTGCACGGCGAGCTCAAGCACGACGAGCGCGTCAAGCTCGGCGGCGTCGAGATCAAGATCGCGTCGCTCGACATCGCCGCCGCGGCCCTCCCCGAGACCCCGATCGCGGCCGACAGCGGGCAGGACAAGCGGATGGACTGGCGCTTCCTCGACCTGCGTCAGCGTCGGAACAACCTCATCTTCCGTGTGCAGACGACGCTCGAGCACGCCATGCGCAGCTACTGGGTCGAGCGGGACTACGTCGAGGTGCACTCGCCGAAGCTCATGGCGTCCGCGTCCGAATCGAACGCCGAGCTGTTCTCGCTCGAGTACTTCGGCGAGCAGACCGCATACCTCGCGCAGTCGCCTCAGTTCTTCAAGCAGATGGCCCAGGTCGCCGGCTTCGGCAAGATCTTCGAGATCGCCCCGGCGTTCCGCGCCGACCCGTCTTTCACGAGCCGCCACGCCACCGAGTTCACGTCGATCGACGCCGAGATCAGCTGGATCGACTCGCACGAGGATGTCGCGAAGATGCAGGAGGAGCTCCTTGCCACGGCGTTCGCGGCCGTGAAGGGGAAGCACGGCGCCGAGATCGAGGAGCTGTTCGGCCTCGAGGTCGTCGTACCGGCGATCCCGTTCCCCCGCATTCCGCTCGCCGAGGCGCTCGAGATCGTGAAGAGCCGTGGATACGAGGTCCCCCGCACCGACGGCGACCTCGACCCCGAGGGCGAGCGCCAGATCTCGGCCCATGTCGAGGAGACCTACGGCCACCAGTTCGTCTTCATCACGGACTACCACCCCGCGATCCGCGCGTTCTATCACATGCGCGATGAGGAGACCGGGCTCACCAAGAGCTACGACCTGCTCTTCAAGGGCGTCGAGATCACCACCGGCGCGCAACGCGAACACCGCGTCGACGTGTTGATCGACCAGGCGAAGGAGAAGGGTCTCGGGGCCGAGCATCTCGACTTCTACTTCGACTTCTTCCGCTACGGCGCCCCGCCGCACGGTGGGTTCGGCATGGGACTCGCTCGGGTGATGATGCTCCTGCTGGGCGAATCGTCCATCCGCGAGGTCACCTATCTCTTCAGAGGGCCTACGCGCCTCGCGCCTTGA
- a CDS encoding YegP family protein produces the protein MAGKFELWVDKGGDWRFNLKASNGQVIATSQGYSSKASAIGGIESVKTNAPGAEVVEL, from the coding sequence ATGGCGGGCAAGTTCGAACTCTGGGTGGACAAGGGCGGCGACTGGCGGTTCAATCTCAAGGCGTCGAACGGACAGGTGATCGCGACGAGTCAGGGCTATTCGTCGAAGGCGAGCGCGATCGGCGGCATCGAGTCGGTCAAGACCAACGCGCCCGGCGCAGAGGTCGTCGAGCTCTGA
- a CDS encoding glutaredoxin family protein, which produces MTTLTLVGKPDCHLCDVAREVVETVVAELPEDAVEVEERSILEDPALYEVWWEKIPVVLIDGAFHAHWRVSPDRLRAALVAGA; this is translated from the coding sequence GTGACGACGCTCACTCTCGTCGGCAAGCCCGACTGCCACCTGTGCGATGTCGCACGCGAGGTCGTCGAGACCGTCGTTGCCGAACTGCCCGAGGATGCCGTCGAGGTCGAAGAGCGTTCGATCCTGGAGGATCCCGCGCTCTACGAGGTCTGGTGGGAGAAGATCCCGGTCGTTCTCATCGACGGTGCGTTCCACGCGCACTGGCGCGTCTCACCCGATCGGCTTCGCGCGGCACTCGTCGCCGGCGCGTGA
- a CDS encoding rhodanese-like domain-containing protein — translation MQSITVQQLRERTDTPLIDVREVHEYEAGHVPGSVNLPMSTLGDHFDELPAEAFDVICQIGGRSGRVVEVLTARGFDATNVDGGTSEWIAAGYPIEQ, via the coding sequence ATGCAGTCGATCACCGTCCAGCAGCTTCGGGAGCGAACGGATACGCCGCTCATCGATGTGCGCGAGGTCCACGAGTACGAGGCGGGTCACGTGCCTGGATCCGTCAACCTGCCGATGTCGACGCTCGGCGATCACTTCGACGAACTGCCGGCCGAGGCCTTCGATGTGATCTGCCAGATCGGGGGCCGGTCGGGCCGCGTCGTCGAGGTGCTCACGGCCCGCGGGTTCGACGCCACGAACGTCGATGGCGGCACATCCGAATGGATCGCGGCGGGCTATCCGATCGAGCAGTGA
- a CDS encoding 30S ribosomal protein bS22, translating to MGSVIKKRRKRMAKKKHRKLLRKTRHQRRNKK from the coding sequence GTGGGTTCTGTCATCAAGAAGCGCCGCAAGCGCATGGCGAAGAAGAAGCACCGCAAGCTGCTTCGCAAGACGCGCCACCAGCGCCGCAACAAGAAGTAG
- a CDS encoding excisionase family DNA-binding protein produces MAELPDVRFLTVAEVAELMRVSKMTVYRLVHSGELPAVRFGRSYRVPESAVTEALHRPIADVG; encoded by the coding sequence ATGGCCGAGTTGCCGGATGTCCGCTTCCTGACGGTCGCAGAGGTCGCTGAGCTCATGCGCGTCTCGAAGATGACCGTCTATCGTCTCGTCCACTCCGGCGAGCTGCCCGCAGTGCGGTTCGGGCGCAGCTATCGCGTCCCCGAGTCCGCCGTCACCGAGGCCCTGCATCGGCCCATCGCCGACGTCGGCTAG
- a CDS encoding TetR/AcrR family transcriptional regulator, whose protein sequence is MDDTGAGDPDLPRGIALAWGIAADPQRGPKREMSVESIVDAAVELADAEGLGAVSMAAVAARLGYTPMSLYRYVTAKDDLILLMQEEATGLPPEHVREVQGWRGQLEALYRAMVQMYVEHSWMLDIQINGSPTTPNSAAWMDAGLAALADTPLSQPERLSIMLFITGQARWCGSILASYARIARDEHMADDEISRREDALFRRLITAEAYPALRAAIDDGVFLSTSDPFTFGLERGLDGIQAYLPRAAAGRHDQPRPWGADDGAEIAGDKRFREARKAVREAEKSLRDARKLERIAARDARERVRRARTGA, encoded by the coding sequence ATGGATGACACCGGCGCCGGCGACCCCGATCTGCCACGGGGCATCGCCCTGGCCTGGGGAATCGCGGCGGACCCGCAGCGAGGTCCCAAGCGCGAGATGAGCGTCGAGTCGATCGTCGATGCCGCGGTCGAGCTGGCGGATGCCGAAGGCCTCGGCGCCGTCTCGATGGCTGCCGTCGCCGCGCGCCTCGGCTACACCCCGATGTCGCTGTACCGATATGTCACGGCGAAGGACGACCTCATCCTGCTGATGCAGGAAGAGGCGACCGGCCTCCCGCCGGAGCACGTGCGCGAGGTACAGGGTTGGCGCGGTCAGCTCGAGGCGCTGTACCGCGCCATGGTGCAGATGTATGTGGAGCACTCATGGATGCTCGACATCCAGATCAACGGATCGCCCACGACCCCGAACAGCGCGGCCTGGATGGATGCCGGGCTCGCGGCGCTGGCCGACACTCCGCTCTCGCAGCCCGAGCGGCTCTCGATCATGCTCTTCATCACGGGCCAAGCTCGCTGGTGCGGGTCGATCCTGGCGTCGTACGCGCGGATCGCCCGCGACGAGCACATGGCTGACGACGAGATATCCCGCCGCGAGGATGCGCTGTTCCGGCGGCTCATCACCGCCGAGGCATACCCCGCACTGCGCGCCGCGATCGATGACGGGGTGTTCCTCAGCACGTCCGACCCGTTCACCTTCGGTCTGGAACGCGGGTTGGACGGGATCCAGGCCTACTTGCCCCGTGCCGCAGCGGGAAGGCACGATCAGCCCCGCCCGTGGGGCGCCGACGACGGTGCGGAGATCGCCGGCGACAAGCGGTTCCGCGAGGCCAGGAAGGCCGTGCGCGAGGCCGAGAAGTCGCTGCGCGACGCCCGCAAACTGGAGCGCATCGCGGCGCGCGATGCGCGGGAGCGGGTCCGTCGAGCTCGCACCGGAGCGTGA
- a CDS encoding ATP-binding cassette domain-containing protein has translation MTSPTAQSAILVRGLRKAFGRQVVLDGLGLEVAPGEVFALLGPNGAGKTTTINVLTTLVRPDEGEAIVAGIDVVKDPDRVKQRISLTGQSAAVDDVLSGIENLMMLGRLSGLTRSAARTRALDLLDRFDLVDAATKRVSAYSGGMRRRLDLALSFVVAPEILFLDEPTTGLDTRSRRELWDVIRSLADAGTTVFLTTQYLEEADHLADRVAVLDGGRVVAVGTAAQLKARIGGDAIELRDEHGDLLRDVPTDGTVSDIRRALDVLDESGAEGVVTLRRPTLDDVFLALTSPEARRAEPLKEIA, from the coding sequence ATGACATCACCCACGGCGCAGTCCGCCATCCTCGTCCGTGGCCTTCGAAAGGCATTCGGACGCCAGGTCGTGCTCGACGGTCTCGGTCTCGAGGTCGCACCGGGCGAGGTCTTCGCGCTCCTCGGCCCCAACGGCGCCGGCAAGACCACGACGATCAATGTGCTGACGACCCTCGTCCGGCCGGACGAGGGTGAGGCGATCGTCGCCGGCATCGATGTCGTGAAAGACCCGGATCGGGTAAAGCAGCGGATCAGTCTGACCGGTCAGTCCGCCGCCGTCGATGACGTGCTGAGCGGCATCGAGAACCTCATGATGCTGGGCCGGCTTTCTGGCCTCACGCGCTCCGCCGCGAGAACGCGGGCACTCGACCTGCTCGACCGCTTCGATCTGGTGGATGCCGCCACCAAGCGCGTCTCCGCCTATTCCGGCGGCATGCGGCGCCGGCTCGACCTGGCGCTGAGCTTCGTCGTCGCCCCCGAGATCCTCTTCCTCGACGAGCCGACCACGGGACTCGACACCCGCAGCCGTCGCGAGCTGTGGGACGTCATCCGGTCACTCGCCGACGCGGGCACCACGGTGTTCCTCACCACGCAGTACCTCGAGGAGGCCGACCATCTCGCCGATCGTGTCGCGGTGCTCGACGGGGGACGTGTCGTCGCGGTGGGCACCGCCGCGCAGCTGAAGGCCCGGATCGGCGGAGACGCCATCGAGCTGCGCGACGAGCACGGCGACCTGCTTCGCGACGTGCCGACCGACGGCACGGTGTCGGACATCCGGCGCGCTCTCGACGTGCTCGACGAGTCCGGCGCAGAAGGGGTCGTGACCCTGCGGCGACCGACCCTCGACGACGTGTTCCTCGCTCTCACCTCGCCCGAGGCGCGCCGCGCCGAGCCCCTCAAGGAGATCGCATGA
- a CDS encoding ABC transporter permease has product MTTLAPAVPGIRPRISGLTAEGVFVTRSLRHSLRDGESLSMSIMLPVMLMLLFTFVFGGAIDPSGGYVNYVVPGIILLCAGFGAATTAVYVSRDMQAGIIDRFRTMPLRPSSVLTGHVVASLLRNLIATGVVIAVALLVGFRPTAGLWGWLGAIGIIALYILAITYLFAAIGLAAQSPEGASGYGFIILFIPYLSSAFVPVESMPTWLQWFADNQPITPIIETIRALLMGTAMEGAGLWAIGWCVAILAIAFAWGAWLFRKKAGRR; this is encoded by the coding sequence ATGACCACTCTCGCGCCGGCGGTGCCCGGCATCCGTCCTCGCATTTCAGGCCTCACCGCCGAAGGCGTCTTCGTGACGCGCAGCCTCCGTCACTCGCTGCGCGACGGCGAATCGCTGAGCATGTCGATCATGCTGCCGGTGATGCTCATGCTGCTGTTCACGTTCGTGTTCGGCGGCGCGATCGACCCCTCGGGCGGCTATGTGAACTACGTCGTGCCCGGCATCATCCTGCTGTGCGCCGGCTTCGGCGCCGCGACGACTGCGGTCTACGTTTCCCGTGACATGCAGGCGGGCATCATCGACCGGTTCCGCACGATGCCGCTCCGACCGAGCTCCGTGCTCACTGGTCACGTGGTGGCCAGCCTGCTGCGAAACCTCATCGCGACCGGGGTCGTCATCGCGGTGGCGCTGCTGGTCGGCTTCCGACCCACCGCAGGGCTGTGGGGCTGGCTCGGCGCCATCGGGATCATCGCGCTGTACATCCTTGCCATCACGTACCTGTTCGCAGCGATCGGCCTCGCCGCACAGAGCCCCGAGGGCGCCAGCGGGTACGGGTTCATCATCCTTTTCATCCCCTACCTCTCGAGTGCGTTCGTACCGGTCGAGTCGATGCCGACGTGGTTGCAGTGGTTCGCCGACAATCAGCCCATCACGCCGATCATCGAGACCATCCGGGCACTTCTCATGGGAACGGCGATGGAAGGCGCAGGGCTCTGGGCGATCGGGTGGTGCGTCGCGATCCTCGCGATCGCGTTCGCGTGGGGCGCGTGGCTGTTCCGCAAGAAGGCCGGCCGGCGTTGA